A region from the Candidatus Binatia bacterium genome encodes:
- a CDS encoding sulfatase — protein MRHVFLATLTLVVVAAVVLALRAERASQASARPNVLLVSIDSLRADHLGAYGYERPTSPNIDRLASEGVVFEKAIAPAPWTVPSHMTMLTALPPEVHGVTKHTMALAPEAVTLAEVLRDEGYATAAFVSGPTVMAHYGFGQGFTLFDESTATPNRALARTGITSPALVELVDDYLDAWDRKGRRAPFFIFLHMWDVHYDYEPPPPYDRMFDPDYAGHADFSDFERNQSIRPDMDPRDLQHLIALYDGEIRWTDENLGKILDRLRQLRVLDDTIVVVTSDHGDEFFEHGLKGHSKTLYDEVLHVPLVVRFPPRVPPGRRIANQVRLMDVAPTILGLAGIEAPERFGMSRDEMPLPYGHVDLTPWITGAGEDALPDELPAFSMATAYFGPQWSMRTNAGKMIRFEAGRRIEVYDLEQDPREKHNLYGTGKARALLQAFAPVFQGWENIWRVLPAFAVERKPTQSHEARLRALGYIE, from the coding sequence GTGCGGCACGTCTTTCTCGCGACCCTGACGCTCGTCGTCGTCGCGGCCGTGGTCCTCGCGCTTCGCGCGGAGCGGGCGTCCCAGGCGAGTGCGCGGCCGAACGTCCTCCTGGTCTCGATCGACTCGCTGCGCGCCGATCACCTCGGCGCCTACGGCTACGAGCGCCCGACGAGCCCGAACATCGACCGTCTCGCGAGCGAGGGCGTGGTGTTCGAGAAGGCGATCGCGCCCGCGCCGTGGACGGTGCCTTCGCACATGACGATGCTGACCGCGCTGCCGCCGGAGGTGCACGGCGTCACCAAGCACACCATGGCACTCGCCCCCGAGGCGGTCACGCTCGCGGAGGTGCTGCGCGACGAGGGCTACGCGACGGCCGCGTTCGTCTCCGGTCCGACCGTCATGGCGCACTACGGATTCGGGCAGGGCTTCACGCTGTTCGACGAGTCGACGGCGACGCCAAACCGTGCCCTCGCGCGGACGGGCATCACGTCGCCCGCGCTCGTCGAGCTCGTCGACGACTACCTCGACGCGTGGGATCGCAAGGGCCGTCGCGCGCCGTTTTTCATCTTCTTGCACATGTGGGACGTGCACTACGACTACGAGCCGCCGCCGCCCTACGACCGCATGTTCGATCCGGACTACGCGGGTCATGCGGACTTCAGCGACTTCGAGCGCAACCAGAGCATCCGTCCCGACATGGACCCGCGCGACCTGCAGCACCTGATCGCGCTCTACGACGGCGAGATCCGCTGGACCGACGAGAACCTCGGCAAGATCCTCGACCGCTTGCGGCAGCTGCGCGTGCTCGACGACACCATCGTCGTGGTCACGAGCGACCACGGCGACGAGTTCTTCGAGCACGGTCTCAAGGGCCACTCGAAGACGCTGTACGACGAGGTGCTGCACGTGCCGCTCGTCGTGCGCTTCCCGCCGCGCGTCCCGCCCGGGCGCCGCATCGCGAACCAGGTGCGTCTGATGGACGTTGCACCGACGATCCTCGGGCTCGCGGGCATCGAGGCGCCGGAGCGCTTCGGCATGAGCCGCGACGAGATGCCGCTACCGTACGGCCACGTCGACCTGACGCCGTGGATCACCGGCGCCGGCGAGGATGCGCTGCCGGACGAGCTGCCGGCGTTCAGCATGGCGACGGCGTACTTCGGACCGCAGTGGTCGATGCGCACGAACGCGGGCAAAATGATCCGCTTCGAGGCTGGGCGGCGCATCGAGGTCTACGACCTCGAGCAGGATCCTCGCGAGAAGCACAATCTGTACGGCACCGGGAAGGCCCGGGCGCTGCTGCAGGCGTTCGCGCCGGTGTTCCAAGGCTGGGAGAACATCTGGCGCGTGCTGCCGGCCTTCGCCGTCGAGCGCAAGCCCACGCAGTCGCACGAGGCTCGGCTGCGCGCGCTCGGCTACATCGAGTAG
- a CDS encoding TVP38/TMEM64 family protein encodes MAMPEGLPQSDAREAPALRQPKARLSRRAVGLIVAGVAVLVVGAVLATQVDWRALDAHAIAERVRAAGPIGPLALFALLVVQCVIAPLPSEPLMMAAGFLYGPWAGFVLAWAGVMVGATACFVVARKLGRPVVERFASPQKLALFDEQLARRGLLATFLAVLGVRALAHGSFDIVSYACGLIAFPLPLFLLASGVGVVPKVFAFTYLGASAGERPGWLDATILVGTFGVLLALPWWWRARRRRASAA; translated from the coding sequence ATGGCGATGCCCGAAGGCTTGCCGCAGAGCGACGCACGCGAGGCGCCGGCGCTGCGCCAGCCGAAGGCGCGTCTCTCGCGTCGCGCCGTCGGGCTGATCGTCGCGGGCGTCGCGGTGCTCGTGGTGGGGGCCGTCCTCGCGACGCAGGTCGACTGGCGCGCGCTCGATGCGCACGCGATCGCCGAGCGCGTGCGCGCCGCGGGCCCGATCGGCCCGCTCGCGCTCTTCGCGCTGCTCGTCGTGCAGTGCGTGATCGCGCCGCTGCCGTCCGAGCCGCTGATGATGGCGGCGGGCTTTCTCTATGGACCGTGGGCGGGCTTCGTGCTCGCGTGGGCGGGCGTCATGGTCGGCGCGACCGCGTGCTTCGTCGTCGCGCGCAAGCTCGGACGGCCGGTCGTCGAGCGCTTCGCGTCGCCGCAGAAGCTCGCGCTGTTCGACGAGCAGCTCGCGCGCCGCGGGCTGCTCGCGACGTTTCTCGCCGTGCTCGGCGTGCGCGCGCTCGCCCACGGGTCGTTCGACATCGTGAGCTACGCGTGCGGGCTGATCGCGTTCCCGCTGCCGCTCTTCCTGCTCGCGAGCGGCGTCGGCGTGGTGCCGAAGGTGTTCGCGTTCACCTACCTCGGCGCGAGCGCGGGCGAGCGTCCGGGATGGCTCGACGCGACGATCCTCGTCGGGACGTTCGGCGTGCTGCTCGCGCTGCCGTGGTGGTGGCGTGCGCGGCGCCGCCGCGCGTCTGCGGCCTGA
- a CDS encoding glycerol-3-phosphate dehydrogenase/oxidase: protein MNRERMIAALTDGPWDVLVIGGGATGLGVAVDAQTRGYRTVLVEQYDFAKGTSSRSTKLVHGGVRYLQQGNVALVLEALRERGLMCRNASHLVHDLAFVVPRYRWWEGPFYGIGLKLYDRLAGKLNISRSRLLDRESTIERIPNVETENLLGGVMYHDAQFDDARMAIALAQTAADHGALLVNYMRVDRLIKDEGTVSGVVATDVETGTSHELRARVVINATGIFADDIRRMDQADSEPMIQPSQGVHLVLDRAFQPSDTAIMVPHTDDGRVLFVIPWHQRVLVGTTDTAMDHADIEPRALPEEVDFILRNAARYLDRQPTRDDVLSVFAGQRPLVQPVGGAAARGRTKSISREHSVVVSDSGLVTIVGGKWTTYRKMAQDTVDDAVEVGGLPERPCVTENLRLHGWLARNDPRVPHALHMKMYGADAEVVQAFLDDDPARRVALHPRLPYVAGQVAWAARHEMARTVEDVLARRTRSLLLDARAAIEAAPATARILAAELGRDAAWVQRQVEEFEALARGYLLSG, encoded by the coding sequence ATGAACCGCGAGCGGATGATCGCAGCGCTCACGGACGGTCCGTGGGACGTGCTCGTGATCGGCGGCGGCGCGACCGGGCTCGGCGTCGCGGTCGACGCGCAGACGCGCGGCTACCGCACCGTGCTGGTCGAGCAGTACGACTTCGCGAAGGGCACCTCGAGCCGCTCGACGAAGCTCGTGCACGGCGGCGTGCGCTACCTGCAGCAGGGCAACGTCGCGCTCGTGCTCGAAGCGCTGCGCGAGCGCGGGCTGATGTGCCGCAACGCCTCGCACCTGGTGCACGACCTCGCCTTCGTCGTGCCGCGCTACCGCTGGTGGGAGGGGCCGTTCTACGGCATCGGCCTCAAGCTCTACGACCGCCTCGCCGGCAAGCTCAACATCTCGCGCTCGCGGCTCCTCGACCGCGAGTCGACGATCGAGCGCATCCCGAACGTCGAGACCGAGAACCTGCTCGGCGGCGTCATGTACCACGACGCGCAGTTCGACGACGCGCGGATGGCGATCGCGCTCGCGCAGACCGCGGCCGACCACGGCGCGCTGCTCGTCAACTACATGCGCGTCGACCGCCTGATCAAGGACGAGGGCACGGTGTCGGGCGTCGTCGCGACCGACGTCGAGACCGGCACGAGCCACGAGCTGCGCGCGCGCGTGGTGATCAACGCGACCGGCATCTTCGCCGACGACATCCGCCGCATGGACCAGGCGGACAGCGAGCCGATGATCCAGCCGAGCCAGGGCGTCCACCTGGTGCTCGACCGCGCGTTCCAGCCGAGCGACACCGCGATCATGGTGCCGCACACCGACGATGGCCGCGTGCTGTTCGTCATCCCGTGGCACCAGCGCGTCCTGGTCGGCACCACCGACACGGCGATGGACCACGCCGACATCGAGCCGCGCGCGCTGCCCGAGGAGGTCGACTTCATCCTGCGCAACGCGGCCCGCTACCTCGATCGCCAGCCGACCCGCGACGACGTGCTCAGCGTGTTCGCCGGGCAGCGTCCGCTGGTGCAGCCGGTGGGCGGCGCCGCGGCGCGCGGACGCACCAAGTCGATCTCGCGCGAGCACTCGGTCGTGGTGTCGGACTCGGGGCTCGTGACGATCGTCGGCGGCAAGTGGACGACCTACCGCAAGATGGCGCAGGACACCGTCGACGACGCGGTCGAGGTCGGCGGCCTGCCGGAGCGGCCGTGCGTCACCGAGAACCTGCGGCTGCACGGTTGGCTCGCCCGCAACGATCCGCGCGTGCCGCACGCGCTGCACATGAAGATGTACGGCGCCGACGCGGAGGTCGTGCAGGCCTTCCTCGACGACGACCCGGCGCGCCGGGTGGCGCTGCACCCGCGGCTGCCGTACGTCGCGGGGCAGGTCGCGTGGGCGGCGCGCCACGAGATGGCGCGCACCGTCGAGGACGTGCTCGCGCGCCGGACGCGCAGCCTGCTGCTCGACGCGCGCGCCGCGATCGAGGCCGCGCCGGCGACGGCGCGCATCCTCGCCGCCGAGCTCGGCCGCGACGCCGCCTGGGTGCAACGCCAGGTCGAGGAGTTCGAGGCGCTGGCGCGCGGCTACCTGCTCTCCGGCTGA
- a CDS encoding hemolysin family protein: MLVVAVAVLVVIGTALALAEAALTRVSRVRAISLRQEGRPNAALLEKIASDPPRYLNAVYLAVMLVQNGSAILVAIIAENSFGAVGITVASVLFTLGYFVVVEAMGKTFAVLHSDRVALMLAPFVWVLAWILALPTRALIGLANILLPGKGLEKGPFVTPNEIRTMAQVGHEEGAIDETEKDMIHSVFHFRTSVARQVMVPRPDVVGIDLSCSLADAQEIFVRHGFSRLPAYRGDLDNTEGIIHAKDLLTVRQQGRTDVTLRDIMRPVHFVPESKRLVDLLKEMREQQFHMGLVVDEFGSVVGLVTLEDLLEELVGEIADEHDVDEGDIEMLGDGRYRVDATMAISDLSDVLGVELPRERWNTVGGLMFGLLGAIPTAGESVVYDNLRFTAERVHGRRIVSVLITTEPTVAARTGS, from the coding sequence GTGCTCGTCGTCGCGGTCGCCGTCCTGGTGGTGATCGGGACGGCGCTGGCCCTCGCGGAGGCGGCGCTGACGCGGGTATCGCGCGTGCGCGCGATCTCTCTCCGCCAGGAGGGGCGCCCGAATGCGGCCCTGCTGGAGAAGATCGCGTCCGATCCGCCGCGCTACCTGAACGCCGTCTACCTGGCGGTGATGCTGGTGCAGAACGGCTCGGCGATCCTGGTCGCGATCATCGCCGAGAACTCCTTCGGGGCGGTCGGCATCACCGTCGCCTCGGTGCTGTTCACGCTCGGCTACTTCGTGGTTGTCGAGGCGATGGGCAAGACCTTTGCGGTCCTGCACAGCGACCGCGTCGCCTTGATGCTCGCGCCCTTCGTCTGGGTGCTGGCCTGGATTCTCGCCCTGCCGACGCGCGCGCTGATCGGGCTCGCCAACATCCTCTTGCCGGGGAAGGGCCTCGAGAAGGGACCGTTCGTCACGCCGAACGAGATCCGCACCATGGCCCAGGTCGGGCACGAGGAGGGCGCCATCGACGAGACGGAGAAGGACATGATCCACTCCGTCTTCCACTTCCGCACGAGCGTCGCGCGCCAGGTGATGGTGCCGCGTCCCGACGTCGTCGGCATCGACCTCTCGTGCTCGCTCGCCGACGCGCAGGAGATCTTCGTCCGCCACGGCTTCTCGCGTCTGCCGGCCTACCGCGGCGACCTCGACAACACCGAGGGCATCATCCACGCGAAGGACCTGCTGACCGTCCGCCAGCAAGGGCGCACCGACGTGACCCTGCGCGACATCATGCGCCCGGTGCACTTCGTCCCCGAGTCGAAGCGCCTGGTCGACCTTCTGAAGGAGATGCGCGAGCAGCAGTTCCACATGGGGCTCGTGGTCGACGAGTTCGGCTCGGTGGTGGGGCTGGTCACGCTCGAGGACCTGCTCGAGGAGCTCGTGGGCGAGATCGCCGACGAGCACGACGTCGACGAGGGCGACATCGAGATGCTCGGCGACGGCCGCTACCGCGTCGACGCGACGATGGCGATCTCGGATCTGAGCGACGTGCTCGGCGTCGAGCTGCCGCGCGAGCGCTGGAACACGGTCGGCGGGCTGATGTTCGGCCTGCTCGGCGCGATCCCGACCGCCGGCGAGAGCGTCGTGTACGACAACCTGCGCTTCACCGCCGAGCGCGTGCACGGACGGCGCATCGTCAGCGTGCTGATCACGACCGAGCCGACGGTCGCGGCGCGCACCGGCTCTTGA
- a CDS encoding GNAT family N-acetyltransferase, with product MHRYAIRLARPDDVALLARIERAAAALFKPYGFARQFARETLPREDLASAVARDFLWVAVDGRDRPVGFALLEELDGNAHLHEIDVHPKHGRRGLGRALLATVIKAARERGYPAITLTTFRHVPWNAPFYASMGFRVLGERELPDALRALLRAEVERGLPAKERVAMRLRLTPLRS from the coding sequence GTGCACCGTTACGCGATTCGGCTCGCGCGGCCGGACGACGTCGCCCTGCTCGCGCGCATCGAGCGCGCGGCGGCGGCGCTCTTCAAGCCGTACGGGTTCGCGCGTCAGTTCGCGCGCGAGACGCTCCCGCGCGAGGACCTCGCGAGCGCCGTCGCGCGGGACTTCCTCTGGGTCGCGGTCGACGGGCGCGATCGGCCCGTCGGCTTCGCGCTGCTCGAGGAGCTCGACGGCAACGCGCACCTGCACGAGATCGACGTCCACCCGAAGCACGGCCGCCGCGGCCTCGGCCGCGCGCTCCTCGCGACGGTGATCAAGGCGGCGCGCGAGCGCGGCTATCCGGCGATCACGCTCACGACCTTTCGCCACGTGCCGTGGAACGCCCCGTTCTACGCGAGCATGGGCTTTCGCGTGCTCGGCGAGCGCGAGCTCCCCGACGCGCTGCGCGCGCTGCTGCGCGCCGAGGTCGAGCGCGGGCTGCCCGCGAAGGAGCGCGTCGCGATGCGCCTGCGGCTGACGCCGCTGCGCTCCTGA
- a CDS encoding urease accessory protein encodes MLALLLMGALVGVRHALEADHVAAVAALTTRSASLGDRVKLAAAWGGGHAASLMVAGAALVLLGVSLPEPAARGFEALAGVVLVALGVDVLRRVRERRIHVHVHQHGDAAPHVHVHAHAGESAPHEHSPHHHEHPATPLPRALAVGTLHGLAGSGALVLLALPMLGSPVRALLYVATFAIGSIVGMVLFSLALSLPLVWWPRLLQASTGKIETALGVVTIALGGWMALQAAAF; translated from the coding sequence ATGCTCGCACTGCTCCTCATGGGCGCCCTGGTCGGCGTACGCCACGCGCTCGAGGCCGATCACGTCGCCGCCGTCGCGGCGCTGACGACGCGCTCCGCATCGCTCGGCGACCGGGTGAAGCTAGCGGCGGCCTGGGGCGGCGGGCACGCGGCGAGCCTGATGGTCGCGGGCGCGGCGCTCGTGCTGCTCGGCGTGTCGCTGCCGGAGCCCGCCGCGCGCGGCTTCGAGGCGCTCGCCGGGGTGGTGCTCGTCGCGCTCGGCGTCGACGTCCTGCGACGCGTGCGCGAGCGACGCATCCACGTCCACGTCCACCAGCACGGCGACGCGGCGCCGCACGTCCACGTGCACGCGCACGCGGGCGAGAGCGCGCCGCACGAGCACTCGCCGCACCACCACGAGCACCCGGCGACGCCGCTGCCGCGCGCGCTCGCGGTCGGCACGCTGCACGGTCTCGCGGGCTCGGGCGCGCTCGTCCTGCTGGCGCTGCCGATGCTCGGCTCGCCGGTACGCGCGCTGCTCTACGTCGCGACCTTCGCGATCGGCTCGATCGTCGGCATGGTGCTGTTCTCGCTCGCGCTGTCGCTGCCGCTGGTCTGGTGGCCGCGGCTCTTGCAGGCGTCCACGGGCAAGATCGAGACGGCGCTCGGCGTCGTGACGATCGCGCTCGGCGGCTGGATGGCGCTGCAGGCGGCCGCGTTCTGA
- a CDS encoding J domain-containing protein, with the protein MNRFVVVLLVCLLLLLYVRSPIDLLPDRIGLLGLLDDLLLAFFAVWWLRRGGGAQRPRMTARQRARGPAGFGAAGAGQRAGEGRAGQGGAEGDDARDAASGAEPAWDPYAVLGVARDASAEEIARAYREQMKLYHPDRVAGLGRELQELAHRKAVEIQRAYAELSQRDA; encoded by the coding sequence ATGAACCGCTTCGTCGTCGTCCTGCTGGTGTGCCTGCTCCTGCTGCTCTACGTGCGCTCGCCGATCGACCTGCTGCCCGACCGCATCGGTCTGCTCGGGCTGCTCGACGATCTGCTGCTCGCGTTCTTCGCCGTGTGGTGGCTGCGTCGCGGCGGTGGCGCGCAGCGCCCGCGCATGACGGCGCGGCAGCGCGCGCGCGGCCCGGCGGGCTTCGGCGCGGCGGGCGCGGGGCAGCGCGCAGGCGAAGGGCGAGCGGGGCAGGGTGGCGCGGAAGGTGACGACGCGCGTGACGCGGCGTCGGGAGCCGAGCCGGCCTGGGATCCCTACGCGGTGCTCGGCGTCGCGCGCGACGCGTCGGCGGAGGAGATCGCGCGCGCCTACCGCGAGCAGATGAAGCTCTACCACCCGGATCGTGTCGCGGGGCTCGGGCGCGAGCTCCAGGAGCTCGCGCACCGGAAGGCGGTCGAGATCCAGCGCGCGTACGCGGAGCTGTCGCAGCGCGACGCGTGA